Proteins encoded in a region of the Paenibacillus sp. E222 genome:
- a CDS encoding GNAT family N-acetyltransferase: MDQINIEHTPPSAAEYLALRKSAGLSAMSKEGAEIGLPNSLFAVCLRAENEIVGMGRVIGDGGCFFQVVDIAVRPDQQGRGYGKLIMSEIMNYLREHVPARGLVSLLADVPADRLYAQYGFTYTSPKSEGMWWRQGE, translated from the coding sequence ATGGACCAGATCAACATTGAACACACACCGCCCTCAGCAGCAGAATACCTAGCGTTACGGAAAAGCGCAGGTCTTAGTGCGATGAGCAAGGAGGGAGCGGAGATTGGGCTGCCGAATAGCCTGTTTGCCGTATGTCTGCGTGCAGAAAATGAAATCGTAGGCATGGGCCGGGTCATCGGGGACGGTGGTTGCTTCTTTCAGGTGGTGGATATCGCCGTGCGCCCGGATCAGCAGGGAAGAGGATATGGCAAATTGATCATGAGCGAGATCATGAATTATTTGCGTGAACATGTGCCTGCTCGTGGACTGGTTAGCCTGCTGGCTGACGTCCCTGCCGATCGTCTGTACGCTCAATATGGCTTCACCTATACCAGTCCGAAATCGGAAGGCATGTGGTGGAGGCAAGGGGAATAG
- the cysW gene encoding sulfate ABC transporter permease subunit CysW, with the protein MTGSVPLTPASSVRTGPGPNRATTEAPWVKWLLIGLASLVLLWLLILPLVIVLMEALKQGWGVYIAALTEPDAMSALKLTLLVAGITVPLNTIFGVAAAWVITKFQFRGKGLMITLIDLPFSISPVVGGLIFVLVFGSNGWFGPWLAEHDIKIIFALPGIVIATLFITFPFVARELIPLMEDQGTREEEAAVTLGASGWRIFWNVTLPNIKWGLLYGIILCNARAMGEFGAVSVVSGHIRGETNTLPLHVEILYNEYQFSASFAVASLLLILALATLLLKSWLGHKTIPEK; encoded by the coding sequence ATGACGGGTTCCGTTCCATTGACGCCTGCATCCAGTGTGCGAACCGGGCCGGGGCCAAACCGTGCAACGACGGAAGCACCATGGGTCAAATGGTTGTTGATCGGATTGGCAAGTCTGGTGCTGCTCTGGCTGCTCATCTTGCCACTGGTGATCGTGCTGATGGAAGCGTTAAAGCAAGGCTGGGGTGTCTACATCGCCGCGCTTACCGAGCCGGACGCGATGTCGGCATTGAAACTTACGCTGCTGGTTGCCGGGATCACCGTACCGCTCAATACGATATTCGGTGTGGCGGCTGCGTGGGTCATTACCAAGTTCCAGTTCAGGGGCAAAGGACTCATGATCACCCTGATCGATCTTCCTTTTTCGATCTCGCCTGTGGTAGGCGGATTGATCTTTGTCCTCGTCTTTGGTTCGAATGGATGGTTTGGACCGTGGCTGGCCGAGCATGATATCAAAATTATTTTTGCCCTGCCCGGCATTGTCATCGCAACGTTGTTCATTACGTTTCCCTTCGTCGCCAGAGAACTGATTCCGCTAATGGAAGATCAGGGCACGAGGGAAGAAGAAGCGGCGGTTACACTTGGGGCATCCGGGTGGCGGATTTTCTGGAATGTGACCCTGCCCAACATCAAGTGGGGACTGTTGTATGGCATTATTTTGTGTAATGCGCGGGCGATGGGCGAGTTTGGGGCCGTGTCTGTTGTATCGGGACATATTCGCGGGGAGACCAACACCTTGCCGCTGCATGTCGAGATCCTGTATAACGAATATCAATTCTCCGCTTCGTTTGCCGTCGCCTCCTTGTTGCTGATTTTGGCTCTGGCAACGTTGCTGCTCAAGAGCTGGTTGGGTCATAAAACGATTCCCGAAAAGTGA
- a CDS encoding lanthionine synthetase LanC family protein: MKFANVSVKKDAFENALEHIIRELPQSIQWSNDGHWICFRPEDLKLPSQGWKIHLSVVPGEGAELLRRITPVLTEHGVQWKVVNSGLKLIETSNGSIPLPQTGKCVTIYAANEKQFLHLLEDMHVCTIGFDGPAIPTDRSYRGSACVFYRYGAFTDRFYYDRYSAAKVHAIQNIEGNLEEDRRVPGRYKPEWVNEPEELLHIQATKKDISSSNVSSPNNNEFGIRNIRVKRVLKKSGKGGVFLISCTQHAQAVMKEAVHRMRVDRAGRSAHDYVENEYHVLELLKETGYTPQPLDLFNYEKNRYLILEYFDSISLREYIHRRHVAADYTWTEMARICQDILDMVETCHRKGVIINDLTPNNIVVMPDGNVRLIDLELAYLRNDERETKPLTGHTPGYVSRGREHSQRSSFQDDIYSLGAVFYYMASSVDPYFKYQTDYLKCGQALLKGLVNMEELRSLGNLSVRIMTGVYEQLADIRNDLDAISKEPMNEWQGSSLPLNNELTGAEVLRQAQRMADWLYTSLDFDNRQELYPENSMSRMFHPANFNFGWTGMVYGFNQLGHITQLIQYHQYAREVMEWILVHHPYIPDETPTGLYFGYGAVPWRLAETAEALNDSSLLDLAENLALQLTQNGPTQTNISHGAAGLGLMLLEIYRIGGRAELLERAELLAAYILNQEERNEDGLSMWKVKEQPSKKNGGHYSLGFSHGIAGIGYFLLAIADQTNKEVYLSAVKRIVYTLDRTSHTGQNGQKMWPATSEKPDTLWVHWCNGSAGIGRFLLAAADVLGDPVSARLGREAADAVEQTTIFASFGQCHGLAGNGDLLLLAERCHPGRYAARLEQYAQTLLAMRSDEHDMWMWPLEDMESFSPDYMTGYMGVYSFLLRLYYPSVCAEPLVYSGFNPVKEAMNYDINSYI, translated from the coding sequence TTGAAATTCGCAAATGTATCCGTTAAGAAGGACGCCTTTGAGAACGCTTTGGAACATATAATCAGGGAACTTCCCCAATCCATCCAATGGTCGAATGACGGCCATTGGATTTGTTTTAGACCAGAGGATTTGAAACTTCCTTCACAAGGCTGGAAAATACATCTATCTGTGGTTCCTGGAGAAGGAGCTGAACTGTTACGCCGCATTACACCTGTTTTGACGGAGCACGGTGTACAGTGGAAGGTTGTGAACAGTGGATTGAAATTGATTGAAACTTCTAACGGATCGATCCCCCTGCCTCAAACGGGTAAATGTGTCACGATCTATGCAGCAAACGAGAAACAGTTTCTGCACCTGCTTGAGGATATGCATGTATGCACCATCGGGTTCGATGGCCCGGCTATTCCTACAGATCGGTCATACCGCGGGAGCGCATGCGTATTTTATCGTTATGGTGCGTTCACAGACCGATTCTATTATGACCGATATTCGGCAGCAAAAGTGCATGCGATCCAGAATATTGAGGGAAATCTGGAGGAGGATCGCCGTGTACCTGGCAGGTATAAGCCGGAATGGGTCAACGAGCCGGAGGAACTACTTCACATCCAGGCCACCAAGAAGGATATTTCTTCTTCCAACGTATCCAGTCCTAATAACAATGAGTTTGGAATACGAAATATTCGTGTGAAGCGTGTGCTCAAGAAGTCTGGCAAGGGAGGCGTATTTCTTATTTCCTGTACGCAGCATGCACAAGCCGTTATGAAAGAAGCGGTCCATCGCATGCGTGTCGATAGAGCAGGACGCTCTGCCCACGACTATGTAGAAAATGAATATCATGTACTTGAATTATTGAAGGAAACGGGCTATACACCCCAGCCACTTGATTTGTTTAATTATGAGAAAAATCGGTATCTGATTCTGGAGTATTTTGATAGCATCAGCTTGCGCGAGTATATTCATCGCAGACATGTTGCTGCAGATTATACATGGACGGAGATGGCTCGGATCTGCCAGGATATTCTGGATATGGTTGAGACCTGTCATCGTAAGGGAGTCATTATTAATGATTTAACACCTAACAATATTGTCGTAATGCCGGATGGTAATGTACGTCTAATTGACCTCGAATTGGCTTACTTACGAAATGACGAGAGGGAGACCAAGCCATTGACTGGGCATACGCCTGGATATGTGTCTCGTGGACGGGAACACAGTCAGAGATCAAGCTTCCAGGATGATATCTATTCACTCGGGGCTGTTTTCTATTATATGGCATCATCTGTGGACCCCTATTTCAAATATCAGACGGACTACCTCAAATGTGGTCAGGCTTTGTTGAAAGGTCTGGTTAATATGGAAGAACTGCGTTCCCTGGGTAATCTTTCTGTACGGATCATGACTGGTGTTTATGAGCAGTTGGCAGATATTCGCAACGATTTGGATGCAATTTCAAAAGAGCCGATGAATGAATGGCAAGGATCATCTCTGCCATTGAACAACGAACTAACTGGAGCCGAGGTATTGCGTCAGGCACAAAGGATGGCCGATTGGCTTTATACATCGCTTGATTTTGATAATAGGCAAGAACTTTATCCGGAAAACAGCATGAGCCGGATGTTTCATCCGGCAAATTTTAACTTTGGATGGACAGGCATGGTCTACGGCTTTAACCAGCTTGGTCATATTACACAACTTATTCAGTATCATCAGTATGCCCGAGAAGTTATGGAATGGATTTTGGTTCATCACCCATACATTCCGGACGAGACACCGACCGGATTATACTTTGGGTATGGGGCAGTTCCGTGGAGATTGGCTGAGACTGCAGAGGCGTTAAATGATTCTTCATTGCTTGATCTGGCGGAGAATCTGGCATTACAGCTAACTCAGAATGGACCGACCCAAACCAATATCAGTCATGGAGCTGCAGGTCTGGGATTAATGTTATTGGAGATTTATCGCATTGGGGGCCGCGCGGAACTACTTGAACGAGCTGAGTTATTGGCTGCTTATATATTGAATCAGGAAGAACGGAACGAGGATGGACTGAGTATGTGGAAAGTGAAAGAGCAGCCAAGTAAGAAAAATGGTGGGCATTATTCCCTGGGATTTTCTCACGGCATCGCGGGGATTGGTTATTTTCTACTCGCAATTGCAGATCAAACCAATAAGGAAGTCTATTTATCAGCAGTGAAACGAATTGTCTATACATTGGATCGTACCAGTCATACCGGTCAGAATGGCCAGAAGATGTGGCCTGCAACATCTGAAAAACCGGATACGCTCTGGGTACACTGGTGTAATGGTTCGGCTGGCATCGGGCGTTTTCTTCTGGCAGCTGCTGATGTGTTGGGTGATCCGGTGTCTGCGAGGCTTGGCAGAGAAGCTGCAGATGCGGTGGAACAGACCACGATCTTTGCTTCCTTCGGGCAATGTCATGGGTTAGCTGGCAACGGTGATCTGCTGCTTTTGGCGGAGCGTTGTCATCCTGGCCGGTATGCGGCCAGACTGGAACAATATGCACAGACGCTGTTGGCGATGAGAAGTGACGAGCACGACATGTGGATGTGGCCACTGGAAGATATGGAATCATTCTCACCGGATTATATGACAGGATATATGGGCGTATACTCCTTTCTGCTTCGTCTTTATTACCCTTCAGTGTGTGCAGAACCGTTGGTATATTCAGGTTTTAACCCTGTCAAGGAGGCGATGAATTATGATATTAACAGCTATATCTGA
- a CDS encoding sulfate ABC transporter substrate-binding protein: MKKRIHKGILVGLALVLTGVLAACGSESGGTNATATSGGTEGGKEGAKAIELLNVSYDPTRELYEQYNKAFAAYWLKEKGQEVTVKQSHGGSGKQSRSVIDGLDADVVTLALGYDIDAIEDKGLINAGWQDKYEHNSSPYTSTIVFLVRKGNPKGIKDWDDLIKGDTQVITPNPKTSGGARWNYLAAWGYALKHNNNDEEKAKAFVAELFKHAPVLDSGARGATTTFVERGIGDVLLAWENEAFLSVKELGPDKFDIVVPSVSILAEPPVAIVDKNADKKGSREVADAYLKYLYSEEGQTIAAENYYRPTLDSVKEKFKDQFPQLELFTLNDVFGTWRDTQAKHFNDGGIFDQIYVPGS; this comes from the coding sequence ATGAAAAAGAGAATTCATAAGGGTATTTTGGTTGGTCTGGCATTGGTGTTAACAGGGGTACTGGCGGCATGCGGATCGGAAAGTGGTGGCACGAATGCGACAGCAACATCGGGAGGAACGGAAGGCGGCAAAGAAGGGGCAAAAGCGATCGAGCTGCTGAATGTATCCTATGATCCGACACGTGAACTCTATGAGCAATATAACAAGGCGTTTGCGGCGTATTGGCTAAAAGAGAAAGGTCAGGAAGTAACGGTTAAGCAATCTCATGGCGGTTCAGGTAAACAGAGTCGTTCTGTCATAGATGGGCTGGATGCGGATGTGGTTACGCTGGCATTGGGATACGATATCGATGCTATTGAAGACAAAGGTCTGATCAATGCGGGGTGGCAGGACAAATACGAGCACAACAGCTCCCCGTATACTTCAACGATCGTGTTTTTGGTACGCAAAGGCAATCCGAAAGGCATTAAGGACTGGGATGATCTCATCAAGGGAGATACCCAGGTCATTACCCCGAATCCGAAAACGTCCGGTGGAGCACGCTGGAACTATCTGGCGGCATGGGGATATGCGCTCAAACATAACAACAATGATGAAGAGAAGGCCAAAGCATTTGTTGCAGAACTGTTCAAACATGCGCCTGTCCTTGACTCTGGAGCACGTGGGGCGACGACTACGTTTGTAGAGCGCGGTATTGGTGATGTACTGCTTGCATGGGAGAATGAGGCTTTCTTGTCAGTTAAAGAGCTGGGACCGGACAAATTCGACATTGTTGTGCCTTCGGTCAGTATTTTGGCTGAACCACCTGTAGCAATTGTAGATAAAAATGCAGACAAAAAAGGTAGCCGCGAAGTGGCTGACGCCTATCTGAAATATTTGTATAGCGAAGAGGGGCAAACCATTGCTGCTGAGAACTATTACCGTCCAACCCTGGACAGCGTGAAGGAAAAGTTCAAGGATCAGTTCCCGCAGCTTGAGCTGTTCACATTGAACGATGTATTCGGTACATGGCGCGATACCCAGGCCAAGCATTTTAATGATGGCGGTATCTTTGACCAGATTTATGTTCCGGGCAGCTAA
- a CDS encoding YezD family protein produces the protein MAKPLKVDEVWMDRIAGQLNDMEFGSLHIVVHEGQIVQMERTERKRFENTPSGSASKSGSTARSSSPRSLRSSNASAKG, from the coding sequence ATGGCTAAGCCGTTAAAAGTGGATGAGGTATGGATGGATCGAATTGCCGGACAACTGAATGACATGGAGTTTGGCTCGTTACACATCGTTGTACACGAAGGCCAGATTGTGCAGATGGAGCGGACCGAACGCAAGCGTTTTGAAAATACGCCCTCCGGCAGCGCCTCCAAATCCGGCAGCACTGCACGAAGCAGCTCACCCCGTTCATTGCGCTCATCGAATGCAAGCGCGAAGGGATAG
- the cysT gene encoding sulfate ABC transporter permease subunit CysT has protein sequence MSKVMVARSRTLPGFGLTMGYSVLYLSLVVLIPLAALLFNSTGLTWSTLIEVATNPRVLASFQVSFLTAGAAALIDLVLGLLLAWVLVRYEFPGKRLFDAVIDLPFALPTAVAGVALTALYAGNGWIGQFVEPLGIKLAYSQAGITLALMFIGIPFVVRTVQPVLQELETEVEEAAATLGAGRWRIFRKILLPDLIPPLLTGFALAFARGIGEYGSVVFISGNMPMKTEIAPLLIMAKLEQFDYAGATAVALLLLLVSFVLLLIINSLQRWSRKAGRA, from the coding sequence ATGAGCAAGGTGATGGTGGCCCGGAGTCGCACACTGCCGGGATTCGGATTAACGATGGGTTACAGTGTGCTTTACCTGAGCCTGGTTGTACTTATTCCACTCGCAGCGCTCTTGTTTAACTCCACGGGGCTGACCTGGTCCACACTGATTGAGGTGGCGACGAATCCCCGGGTACTTGCTTCTTTCCAGGTGAGTTTTCTGACTGCAGGTGCAGCGGCGCTGATCGATCTGGTTCTCGGGTTACTCTTGGCTTGGGTACTTGTCCGGTATGAGTTCCCTGGAAAACGGCTGTTTGATGCCGTTATTGATCTGCCTTTTGCTTTGCCGACGGCAGTGGCCGGGGTTGCCTTAACGGCGCTGTATGCCGGAAATGGCTGGATTGGGCAGTTTGTGGAGCCTTTGGGCATCAAGCTGGCCTATTCACAGGCGGGCATTACGCTCGCGCTGATGTTTATCGGGATTCCGTTTGTGGTGCGTACGGTGCAGCCGGTTTTGCAGGAACTGGAGACTGAGGTGGAGGAAGCTGCCGCTACGCTGGGAGCGGGAAGATGGCGGATATTCCGGAAGATCCTGCTTCCGGATCTGATCCCGCCGCTGCTGACAGGTTTTGCGTTAGCCTTTGCCCGAGGCATTGGCGAATATGGCTCAGTGGTATTTATCTCAGGCAATATGCCGATGAAAACGGAGATTGCGCCCTTGCTGATCATGGCGAAGCTAGAGCAGTTCGATTATGCGGGAGCCACGGCGGTAGCCTTGCTGCTGCTGTTGGTCTCTTTTGTCCTGCTCTTGATCATTAATTCACTTCAACGCTGGAGCCGTAAGGCAGGCAGAGCCTAA
- a CDS encoding MFS transporter, which translates to MKQTKNEIHNDSYGSVLRLPSFCVLLAGRLISGAGQILFSMATMWYILQLTESALAAALIPMLPYFIYAFLGIPLATISDRLPKKQLLIWTDILRACVACILALLFMSGQMVPWHIYAANLLIAILGFLFNPATQTVIPAILPDPSKQLAPANALLNSSSKTIELLGYAVGGILVAFISVQSILFIYALTFLLSAFSIVFIHIPVTKVVKQKGISGFMKDSLQGITFLFSRKILASCIIFGAIINFAGAPLHIFTPIFADMVLHAGPQGYGLLQSAFAAGSIAGSLLSGKYAKRLSLARWFLISYLISGASLLLMPMFPNLYIAIACSFLLMLGLALVNVPLVTSILLSTPEEKRGRVMNSMGVLMSGVSNPLGLLLGGWFIETYNPSWVYMGIGIFVIVMGLGSMFVRPFREEQGKHSRQQAASV; encoded by the coding sequence ATGAAACAGACGAAAAATGAAATCCATAACGACAGTTACGGATCTGTTCTGCGTCTTCCATCTTTTTGTGTACTTCTTGCAGGCAGACTGATATCCGGTGCAGGTCAAATTTTATTTTCCATGGCTACGATGTGGTATATTCTTCAACTAACCGAGTCAGCACTCGCAGCAGCACTGATTCCTATGTTGCCATACTTTATCTATGCTTTTTTGGGCATACCACTGGCTACAATCAGTGATCGGCTGCCCAAAAAGCAGCTCTTGATCTGGACAGATATACTTAGAGCGTGCGTGGCCTGTATATTGGCGCTTTTATTCATGAGTGGTCAGATGGTACCGTGGCATATCTATGCTGCCAATTTGCTCATTGCGATTCTTGGATTTTTGTTCAATCCGGCAACCCAGACCGTCATCCCCGCAATTCTGCCCGACCCGTCGAAACAGTTAGCACCAGCCAACGCACTTCTAAATTCATCTTCCAAAACAATTGAATTGCTTGGATATGCTGTAGGTGGCATATTGGTGGCGTTCATCTCAGTCCAGTCAATCCTTTTCATCTATGCACTTACCTTTCTGCTATCTGCTTTCTCCATTGTCTTTATTCATATTCCGGTGACCAAAGTGGTCAAACAAAAAGGGATTTCTGGCTTCATGAAGGATAGTTTGCAAGGGATTACCTTTTTGTTCTCGCGTAAAATTCTGGCCAGCTGCATCATTTTTGGTGCCATTATCAACTTTGCTGGTGCGCCTCTGCACATCTTCACTCCGATTTTTGCTGACATGGTTCTTCATGCCGGACCACAAGGGTACGGTCTTCTCCAATCGGCCTTTGCCGCTGGTAGTATTGCAGGCTCTTTGCTCAGCGGGAAATATGCCAAACGGCTTTCGCTTGCTCGATGGTTCCTGATCAGTTACCTCATCTCAGGTGCAAGTTTGTTACTCATGCCTATGTTTCCTAATCTGTATATCGCCATCGCCTGTTCATTCTTGTTAATGCTGGGGCTTGCCCTCGTAAATGTACCTCTGGTTACCTCGATCCTTCTATCCACACCGGAAGAAAAGAGAGGGCGTGTCATGAACAGTATGGGAGTCTTAATGAGTGGTGTCAGTAATCCACTCGGTTTATTGCTCGGAGGCTGGTTTATTGAAACGTATAATCCATCCTGGGTGTACATGGGGATTGGTATATTTGTTATTGTGATGGGGCTGGGGAGCATGTTTGTTAGGCCTTTCCGAGAGGAGCAGGGGAAACATTCCAGACAGCAAGCGGCATCCGTTTAA
- a CDS encoding lactonase family protein, whose protein sequence is MEPTATNEAFFYTGTYASADQPGIFLCALNKDTGELRIVSHMDGVDNPSYLALSADGDCLYAVSETDEGEVLVYRRDAATGELHLMDRKLTKGASPCYVSVSEDGKWVLTSNYSSGSVNVFPVGDQGTLEEMSALIEHTGRGQNDDRQEGPHAHSIQPDPSGQYAVVCDLGLDQIIVYRQEEGRLVTHRETNQPPGSGPRHLVFHPNSQWAYVINELSNTVTAFMYDQRRGEFTTLQHITTLPEGHSGEGTAADIRVSPCGRFLYASNRGDDSIVLYHIDQESGELEAIEWTSTIGQTPRNFNLLPGGILLVANQDSNNLVAFQINGEDGRLTHNGFKLEIPRPVCITPVV, encoded by the coding sequence ATGGAACCGACAGCAACGAATGAAGCTTTTTTCTATACAGGTACTTATGCATCAGCAGATCAACCGGGGATTTTTCTCTGTGCGTTGAACAAGGATACAGGCGAGTTGCGGATTGTAAGTCATATGGATGGGGTGGATAATCCATCCTATCTGGCTTTATCTGCGGATGGGGATTGTCTCTACGCGGTAAGTGAGACAGATGAGGGAGAGGTGCTGGTCTATCGCAGGGATGCCGCAACGGGTGAGCTGCACCTGATGGATCGCAAGTTGACGAAGGGCGCTTCGCCTTGTTATGTGTCTGTCAGTGAGGACGGCAAGTGGGTGCTGACTTCGAACTACAGCAGCGGCAGTGTGAACGTATTTCCGGTAGGAGATCAAGGCACGCTTGAAGAGATGAGTGCTTTGATTGAGCATACGGGAAGAGGGCAGAACGATGACCGTCAGGAAGGGCCGCACGCTCACTCCATTCAACCGGACCCTTCGGGTCAGTACGCCGTTGTCTGTGATCTGGGTCTGGATCAGATTATTGTGTATCGTCAAGAAGAAGGCCGCTTAGTAACGCATCGTGAGACGAATCAGCCTCCAGGCTCTGGACCGAGACATCTCGTCTTCCACCCAAACTCGCAATGGGCCTATGTGATTAATGAATTGAGTAACACCGTTACGGCATTCATGTATGATCAGCGTCGAGGTGAGTTCACTACGTTGCAGCATATCACCACACTGCCTGAAGGACATTCTGGAGAAGGTACGGCAGCGGATATCCGTGTGTCCCCGTGTGGTCGCTTCCTGTATGCTTCCAATCGTGGGGACGACAGTATTGTGCTGTATCACATTGACCAGGAATCCGGTGAGCTGGAGGCGATAGAGTGGACTTCCACTATCGGTCAGACCCCGCGTAACTTCAACTTGCTGCCAGGTGGCATTTTGCTGGTGGCCAATCAGGACAGCAACAACCTTGTTGCTTTTCAGATCAATGGTGAAGATGGACGTCTGACACACAACGGATTCAAGTTGGAGATACCCCGCCCAGTGTGTATTACTCCGGTAGTATAA
- a CDS encoding rhamnogalacturonan lyase: protein MEKRSLWKRTLRNAGVSLLSSALLVTSLGLGNTPVTHAAGARQMEFLDRGVVAVKTGTGVFVSWRLLGTEGSNVSFNVYRDGTKVNASPITNSTNLQDTSGTSSSKYTVRAVVSGTEQAASAAVSVWGNNYLSVPLSVPAGGTTPDGVAYTYSANDASAGDVDGDGEYELIVKWDPSNSKDNSQSGYTGEVFIDAYKLNGTRLWRISLGKNIRAGAHYTQFMVYDLNGDGKAEVAMKTADGTKDGTGVVIGDASKDYRNSSGYVLSGPEFLTIFNGQTGKALSTVNYEPARGNVSDWGDNYGNRVDRFLAAIAYLDGERPSLVMARGYYTRTVLVAYNWRDGQLTKQWTFDSNTSGNSGYGGQGNHNLSVADVDGDGKDEIVYGAMAVDDNGKGLYTTGLHHGDAMHLSDLDPDRAGLEVFQVHETPSNAGVEFRDARTGQLIWGVPTTKDIGRGMAADIDPRYKGAEVWADGGLYTAKGQKIGTTLPSSTNFGIWWDGDLLRELLDSNRIDKWDYANSKTVNLLTASGVSSNNGTKSTPNLQADLFGDWREEVVWRTNDSSALRIYTTTAVTDKRIYTLMHDPVYRLGVAWQNVAYNQPPHTGFYLGDGMSTPPVPNIRYAGK from the coding sequence ATGGAAAAACGATCGTTATGGAAGCGAACATTGCGGAACGCAGGGGTATCCCTGCTGAGTTCTGCGTTACTGGTTACTTCGCTCGGTCTTGGAAACACGCCAGTCACTCATGCTGCGGGTGCCCGTCAGATGGAGTTTCTGGACCGCGGTGTAGTTGCAGTGAAGACAGGCACAGGTGTGTTTGTCAGTTGGCGGCTTCTGGGTACGGAAGGGTCGAATGTATCGTTTAATGTTTATCGGGACGGAACTAAGGTAAATGCATCGCCTATAACGAACAGCACCAACCTCCAGGATACAAGCGGGACAAGCAGTTCCAAATATACGGTGCGAGCCGTAGTCAGTGGGACCGAGCAGGCTGCTTCGGCGGCAGTGAGCGTATGGGGCAATAATTATTTGTCTGTACCTCTCAGTGTACCCGCAGGAGGCACAACACCGGATGGTGTAGCCTACACGTACAGTGCCAATGATGCGAGTGCAGGCGATGTGGACGGGGACGGCGAGTATGAACTGATTGTAAAGTGGGACCCGTCCAACTCCAAGGATAATTCCCAAAGCGGCTATACGGGTGAAGTATTTATCGATGCCTACAAATTGAATGGAACGCGCCTGTGGCGAATCAGTCTGGGTAAAAATATCCGTGCGGGTGCCCATTACACCCAGTTCATGGTGTACGACCTGAACGGAGACGGCAAGGCAGAAGTGGCGATGAAAACGGCTGATGGTACCAAGGATGGTACGGGCGTAGTCATCGGGGATGCCAGCAAGGATTATCGTAATTCTAGCGGATACGTTCTGTCCGGACCGGAGTTCCTTACGATCTTTAATGGACAGACCGGCAAAGCACTTTCCACGGTGAACTACGAACCGGCGCGCGGCAATGTGTCCGATTGGGGAGACAACTACGGCAATCGGGTCGATCGATTCCTTGCAGCCATTGCGTATTTGGATGGGGAGCGGCCAAGTCTGGTCATGGCGCGTGGATACTATACCCGAACCGTGCTGGTGGCGTACAACTGGCGGGATGGGCAATTGACGAAACAATGGACTTTTGATTCCAATACATCAGGTAATTCCGGTTATGGTGGACAAGGTAATCATAATTTGAGTGTGGCAGACGTGGACGGTGATGGCAAAGATGAGATCGTATATGGCGCGATGGCGGTGGATGATAACGGCAAAGGACTCTACACGACAGGACTTCATCATGGGGATGCGATGCATCTCAGTGATCTGGACCCGGATCGTGCAGGACTTGAAGTATTCCAGGTGCATGAGACACCGTCCAATGCCGGAGTGGAATTCCGCGATGCGCGTACAGGTCAGTTGATCTGGGGCGTACCTACGACCAAAGATATTGGGCGCGGCATGGCAGCCGATATCGATCCACGTTATAAGGGTGCCGAAGTGTGGGCGGATGGTGGTTTGTATACAGCCAAAGGACAGAAAATTGGGACAACCCTGCCTTCCTCCACGAATTTTGGCATCTGGTGGGACGGTGACCTGCTCCGTGAACTGCTGGACAGCAACCGGATTGATAAATGGGACTACGCCAATAGCAAAACGGTTAATCTGTTGACCGCATCCGGTGTTTCTTCCAATAATGGAACGAAATCCACACCGAATCTGCAGGCTGACCTGTTTGGCGACTGGAGAGAAGAAGTGGTATGGCGGACCAATGACAGCTCTGCACTGCGCATCTACACGACAACAGCCGTTACGGACAAACGGATCTACACCCTGATGCATGATCCGGTATACCGTCTTGGTGTAGCTTGGCAAAATGTAGCCTATAACCAACCGCCACATACTGGCTTTTATTTAGGAGATGGCATGAGTACACCTCCCGTACCGAATATCCGGTACGCTGGCAAATAA